The following nucleotide sequence is from Caldalkalibacillus thermarum.
AACAAATGTTCTGTTACTAAGTGCCTATAGGGGGGGTTGACAATGCTACATATGTACTACAAAACTGCATTTGAAGAAAAAATAGAGCATCTGTTCAAGTCAAAAGGTATTGTTCAATCTGAAGATTTGTGCTTGGACAATCTGTCAGATATTTTTAACATCCAGATCGTTTACATGCCCGATGCCCCTCAACGAGCCATGTGGGATGATAGTTTATCCGTCATCTTTCTTGATTCGACCAAAACACCTGCTGAAGTGAGAGAAGTGTTTTTCCACGAGCTTGCCCATCTCCTTTTTCACGAGGGTAATCAGTCTGTTATGTTTACTGATTTTCGCAATCTGCAAGAAAATCAGGCCAAAGTTTTTCAGTTGTATGCTGCCATGCCTTTTTTTATGATCAAGAAACTGGATTTACCCAGTGAGGACAGATTGATTATCGGGCTATTATCAGATGTTTTTAAGGTCACACATAGGTTGGCCAAAAAAAGATGGTATCAAATCAAACAACGGATATACACGGCACAGTTTTTGTGCGGATCGGCTATCCCAGCCCCTAATACTTCTAAAAAATGGTCAAAGGAAACACTCAGGCTTCTGGACAAACTTTATCAACAGATCGGTGTCCGGGGATGATTGTCTATGCAATCCATTGTTTATTATGATTATTATGACGGCAAACTGTGTCCAATATGGTATGTTGTTTATCTGGAAGAAAAGGATTATACAAAGGATGTCCTCTATGTCCCTGTCCAGTGTCCCTTCCAGCCCCTAAACGAGTTTGAGGAATCTCTGGGAGTCTCTGTGTTTTTGTCTGAATTGATTGTTAATACCCAAAAACCGAACTGCTTCGGAATCAACATAAGGTCTATTCGTCAAAGGACAGAGATGACAGGCATCTCCATAAGTAAAATCCATTTTCTTGTGATACAAATGGATGATCTGGAGGATGTTTTGAACATGGCTAGGGTGAGGTGGCATGTGAATGAATGCGATTCTGTACGCCAGAGTGTCAACAGATGATCAATCGGAAAGAGGAACCATTGAAGGTCAGCTTGAATTTGGAGAGAAATATGCTGATCTGCACCAGATGAACTTGTTAAAGGTTTATAAGGACGATGGCATTAGTGGAACACTCGAACTTAAAGACCGCATTGGCGGTTCAGAACTTCTTGATGATATTCAGAGCAAAAAGATTCAGGCTGATGTCATGTTGATCTATAAGTTAGACCGTCTTGGAC
It contains:
- a CDS encoding ImmA/IrrE family metallo-endopeptidase encodes the protein MLHMYYKTAFEEKIEHLFKSKGIVQSEDLCLDNLSDIFNIQIVYMPDAPQRAMWDDSLSVIFLDSTKTPAEVREVFFHELAHLLFHEGNQSVMFTDFRNLQENQAKVFQLYAAMPFFMIKKLDLPSEDRLIIGLLSDVFKVTHRLAKKRWYQIKQRIYTAQFLCGSAIPAPNTSKKWSKETLRLLDKLYQQIGVRG